The following are encoded together in the Streptomyces sp. NBC_01465 genome:
- a CDS encoding DNA methylase, whose protein sequence is MGYSLAGFTVDGCDIAERPNYPFAYHRGDALDYLAHLITSGEIRRYALVHASPPCQDKCALTVGTNRSQGWGGDHDDLVAPTRALLELAGLPYVMEQPNGRAAIRKDLSLCGEMFGLGVLRHRNFELGGWATPRPVHRRHRGYVRGYRHGIYRDGPYVAAYGDGGGKATVAEMQTAMGITWTDVHEELTEAIPPAYTRWIGAAFLTCRQEVLV, encoded by the coding sequence ATGGGCTACTCGCTCGCTGGCTTCACGGTGGACGGCTGCGACATCGCGGAGCGGCCCAACTACCCCTTCGCCTACCACCGGGGCGACGCGCTCGACTACCTCGCCCACCTGATCACCTCTGGGGAGATCAGGCGGTACGCGCTCGTGCACGCCTCCCCGCCGTGCCAGGACAAGTGCGCGCTCACCGTGGGCACGAACCGCTCCCAAGGGTGGGGCGGTGACCATGACGACCTCGTGGCACCCACCCGGGCACTGCTCGAACTGGCTGGTCTGCCCTACGTGATGGAACAGCCGAACGGGCGGGCCGCGATCCGCAAGGACCTCTCGCTCTGCGGGGAGATGTTCGGGCTCGGCGTGCTGCGCCACCGAAACTTCGAACTCGGCGGCTGGGCCACCCCTCGCCCGGTCCATCGCCGGCACCGGGGCTACGTACGCGGCTACCGCCACGGCATCTACCGCGACGGCCCCTACGTCGCCGCGTACGGAGATGGAGGCGGCAAGGCCACCGTTGCCGAGATGCAGACGGCCATGGGGATCACCTGGACCGACGTGCACGAGGAACTCACCGAAGCCATCCCCCCGGCCTACACCCGCTGGATCGGCGCCGCGTTCCTCACCTGTCGGCAAGAGGTGTTGGTGTGA
- a CDS encoding SpdD protein → MFTPKYPTPDTPPPPTIIPTPVAGTAPLVHSPSAAPVAPVSNRPTVQLTAGSAVALVVGGTTVVLVVGAVLVSMLLAVAITGISVAVVAVVLRSLLKDLNNR, encoded by the coding sequence ATGTTCACCCCGAAGTACCCGACCCCCGACACCCCGCCGCCCCCGACCATCATCCCGACCCCGGTCGCCGGCACGGCACCCCTCGTGCACAGCCCCTCTGCGGCTCCGGTCGCCCCGGTCTCGAACCGGCCCACCGTTCAGCTCACCGCCGGATCCGCCGTGGCGCTGGTCGTCGGCGGAACGACCGTGGTCCTCGTCGTCGGCGCGGTCCTCGTCTCGATGCTCCTGGCGGTCGCCATCACCGGAATCAGCGTCGCGGTGGTCGCCGTGGTCCTGCGCTCGCTCCTCAAGGACCTGAACAACCGCTAA
- a CDS encoding mobile element transfer protein — MARYMRFRQVARVGPVEIGTFLDSRGRTKHAAACTAPGCGFSAEYGNRAGAELAAHTHRCKA, encoded by the coding sequence ATGGCCCGCTACATGCGCTTCCGGCAGGTGGCCCGCGTCGGCCCCGTTGAGATCGGCACGTTCCTCGACAGCCGGGGACGCACCAAGCACGCCGCCGCCTGCACGGCCCCCGGCTGCGGGTTCTCCGCCGAATACGGCAACCGCGCCGGCGCCGAACTCGCCGCCCACACCCACCGCTGCAAGGCCTAA
- a CDS encoding DUF2637 domain-containing protein, producing MARRSLPALDAVLIQAVIAGALSFAHLHDVAGAAGQSGWKAWAYPISVDLLLVAAWRRLRTARRDRAAWTWFVIALVASLGANVATAGLLDLEHVPNWLRILVAGWPALAFLGGTLLVHTPTDEPAPVPATADKVTAEFAIDRPDTELPQPAPAELPAAPPVPVPSTPTVPPALLEHARKIADTHRASTGSPMASADLGSRLGLPAPMADAIASELQLV from the coding sequence ATGGCTCGCCGAAGCCTGCCGGCCCTGGACGCAGTACTGATCCAGGCCGTGATCGCGGGGGCGCTGTCCTTCGCTCATCTCCACGATGTCGCCGGCGCTGCCGGTCAGTCCGGGTGGAAAGCCTGGGCCTACCCGATCAGCGTCGATCTGCTCCTGGTCGCCGCCTGGCGACGGCTTCGCACCGCACGCCGTGACCGCGCCGCGTGGACCTGGTTCGTGATCGCGCTGGTTGCCTCGCTGGGCGCCAACGTGGCCACTGCTGGGCTCCTCGACCTGGAGCACGTGCCGAACTGGCTGCGGATCCTGGTCGCCGGCTGGCCCGCGCTGGCCTTCCTCGGCGGAACGCTCCTCGTCCACACACCCACCGACGAACCGGCCCCGGTCCCGGCGACTGCCGACAAGGTCACGGCGGAATTCGCGATCGACCGCCCGGACACCGAACTCCCGCAACCGGCCCCGGCCGAACTGCCCGCCGCACCACCGGTGCCCGTACCGAGCACGCCGACGGTCCCGCCCGCGCTCCTGGAGCACGCCCGGAAGATCGCCGACACGCACCGCGCTTCGACCGGTTCCCCGATGGCTTCGGCTGATCTCGGCTCGCGCCTGGGACTGCCCGCTCCGATGGCCGACGCCATCGCCTCCGAACTCCAACTCGTCTGA
- a CDS encoding FtsK/SpoIIIE domain-containing protein produces MADLSMYLEATGALAGAGGLGYAKVRAPRVYWSLVGLPITAGRFTLTYRSTMDVCGLTVQPSGLRAFITRNVARREVQPVAPKVRRLRGTATGLRVTLRLPAGLEPADVIASSERLRHAWGVHSVVVIETKPGFIELRMTGHDVLGRVQMPRKAQPHDLVVPVALREDGTAFERDYRKVPMALTLGATLSGKSMYQRNLIKGLAQLPVAIVGIDCKRGVEQRGYAPRLSALAITPDDAASLIDVLVAEMEDRFDLLGAYGVSDLWELPELARPAPIVVMVDEIAELFLTASKKDEDRRERLVMGLIRIAQMARAVGIYLEICGQRFGSELGKGATMLRAQLTGRVVHRVNDKQTAEMGLGDIAPEAVPLVTTMPADRPGLAVAGDASGGWSRIRTPFTTREEAAAACREFAHMTPDVPALDPFRPSPVPAGGPWSTVTPVPATK; encoded by the coding sequence ATGGCTGACCTGTCGATGTACCTGGAGGCGACGGGAGCCTTAGCCGGCGCTGGTGGTCTGGGCTATGCGAAGGTGCGCGCTCCTCGCGTGTACTGGTCGCTGGTCGGACTGCCGATCACGGCGGGGCGCTTCACCCTCACCTATCGCTCGACCATGGATGTGTGCGGGCTGACGGTTCAGCCGTCGGGTCTGCGGGCGTTCATCACGCGCAACGTGGCTCGCCGTGAGGTTCAGCCCGTGGCGCCGAAGGTTCGCCGGCTGCGCGGAACGGCAACCGGACTGCGGGTGACCCTGCGGCTTCCCGCCGGCCTGGAGCCTGCCGACGTGATCGCTTCCTCGGAGCGACTGCGGCACGCGTGGGGCGTTCACTCGGTGGTCGTCATCGAGACGAAGCCGGGCTTCATCGAGCTGCGGATGACCGGTCATGACGTGCTGGGCCGGGTGCAGATGCCGCGCAAGGCACAGCCGCATGACCTCGTGGTGCCGGTGGCGCTGCGGGAGGACGGTACGGCTTTCGAGCGCGACTACCGCAAGGTCCCCATGGCGCTGACTTTGGGCGCGACCCTCTCGGGGAAGTCGATGTACCAGCGCAACCTGATCAAGGGGCTTGCCCAACTGCCCGTCGCGATCGTCGGAATCGACTGCAAGCGCGGTGTTGAGCAGCGCGGATACGCACCGCGTCTCTCGGCCCTGGCCATCACACCGGACGATGCCGCCTCGCTGATCGACGTGCTGGTCGCGGAGATGGAAGACCGCTTCGATCTCCTCGGCGCCTACGGCGTATCCGACCTGTGGGAGCTTCCTGAGCTCGCACGGCCGGCGCCGATCGTGGTGATGGTCGATGAGATCGCGGAACTCTTCCTGACCGCCTCGAAGAAGGATGAGGACCGGCGGGAGCGTCTGGTCATGGGCTTGATCCGGATTGCGCAGATGGCCCGTGCGGTCGGGATCTACCTGGAGATTTGCGGGCAGCGCTTCGGCTCCGAACTCGGCAAGGGCGCCACCATGCTCCGTGCCCAGCTCACCGGGCGTGTGGTGCACCGGGTCAACGACAAGCAGACCGCCGAAATGGGCCTCGGAGACATCGCCCCCGAAGCCGTCCCGCTCGTGACCACGATGCCCGCCGATCGCCCCGGCCTCGCTGTCGCCGGCGACGCCTCGGGTGGCTGGTCCCGCATTCGCACCCCGTTCACGACGCGAGAGGAAGCGGCGGCGGCCTGCCGGGAGTTCGCGCACATGACCCCCGACGTGCCCGCCCTCGATCCCTTCCGCCCGAGCCCGGTTCCGGCTGGTGGTCCGTGGTCGACCGTGACCCCGGTCCCGGCCACCAAGTAA
- a CDS encoding SCO3933 family regulatory protein produces the protein MPSFKIDVSTAVVFVATAPTPKLKNKQTGEIAVDQETGAQLATVGLLISDEGEGNLYQVAVPATGLPKELAPGTPVSVVGLKARDWEFEANGQKRHGISFRAVAITAGA, from the coding sequence ATGCCGTCGTTCAAGATCGATGTTTCGACCGCTGTCGTGTTCGTCGCGACGGCTCCGACGCCGAAGCTCAAGAACAAGCAGACCGGTGAGATCGCGGTGGACCAGGAGACGGGCGCTCAGCTCGCGACGGTGGGCCTGCTGATCTCGGACGAGGGGGAGGGGAACCTCTACCAGGTGGCTGTCCCGGCCACGGGGCTCCCGAAGGAGCTGGCGCCGGGTACTCCGGTGTCGGTCGTCGGGCTCAAGGCTCGGGACTGGGAGTTCGAGGCCAACGGCCAGAAGCGCCACGGGATCAGCTTCCGCGCGGTCGCGATCACGGCAGGGGCCTGA